One stretch of Rathayibacter festucae DSM 15932 DNA includes these proteins:
- a CDS encoding MFS transporter, protein MTETSSDRVTGAPPAPDRRAWRSLVVLLAGMFIALLDTTIVNVALPTIRTTLDASESTLSWIISGYALAFGLALIPAGRLGDRFGHKWVFVSGVALFTVASFACGLAADDVQLVIARVVQGLAGGIFVPAVNAYIQILFRGPARGKAFAVMGAVLGVSSALGPIIGGLIIQAFGDENGWRLVFWVNLPIGVATLIAAAMLLPTRSELQDGDRAPSGGVDWLGLILVSGGLVALLVPLIQGEDEGWPLWTFLSIAGGVILLAAFGAWEVAYTRRGRAPLVPPTLFHHPAFTGGVILALVYFAAFTSIFFTISLLWQSGLGHTALESGLVSIPFAIGSIVSSSQSNRLTAKLGRNVLVLGSGLLAVGLIWVWLVLLTATPDSITNWQLLAPLFIAGVGNGFFIAPNVQFIVSTVDPQDAGAASGVISAIQRIGSAVGIAAIGSILFGGLVITGPDTVASGFLDAAAPAMLVSALMAIAAFALVFVLPKSVSRRG, encoded by the coding sequence ATGACCGAGACGTCGTCCGACCGCGTGACCGGCGCCCCGCCGGCCCCCGACCGCCGCGCCTGGCGCTCCCTCGTGGTTCTCCTGGCGGGCATGTTCATCGCCCTGCTCGACACCACCATCGTGAACGTCGCCCTGCCGACGATCCGCACCACCCTCGACGCCTCCGAGTCGACGCTCTCCTGGATCATCTCGGGCTACGCGCTCGCCTTCGGCCTCGCGCTGATCCCGGCCGGCCGCCTCGGCGACCGCTTCGGGCACAAGTGGGTCTTCGTCAGCGGCGTCGCGCTGTTCACCGTCGCGAGCTTCGCCTGCGGCCTGGCCGCCGACGACGTCCAGCTCGTCATCGCGCGCGTCGTGCAGGGCCTCGCGGGCGGGATCTTCGTCCCGGCGGTCAACGCCTACATCCAGATCCTCTTCCGCGGCCCCGCCCGCGGCAAGGCGTTCGCGGTGATGGGCGCCGTCCTCGGCGTCTCGTCGGCGCTCGGCCCGATCATCGGCGGACTGATCATCCAGGCCTTCGGCGACGAGAACGGCTGGCGCCTGGTCTTCTGGGTGAACCTGCCGATCGGCGTCGCGACGCTCATCGCCGCCGCGATGCTGCTGCCGACCCGCAGCGAGCTCCAGGACGGCGACCGCGCCCCGAGCGGCGGCGTCGACTGGCTCGGGCTGATCCTCGTCTCGGGCGGCCTCGTCGCGTTGCTCGTGCCCCTGATCCAGGGCGAGGACGAGGGCTGGCCGCTCTGGACCTTCCTCTCGATCGCCGGCGGCGTGATCCTCCTCGCCGCGTTCGGCGCCTGGGAGGTCGCGTACACCCGCCGCGGCCGCGCGCCGCTCGTGCCGCCGACCCTGTTCCACCACCCCGCCTTCACCGGCGGAGTGATCCTGGCGCTGGTCTACTTCGCGGCCTTCACGAGCATCTTCTTCACCATCTCGCTGCTCTGGCAGTCCGGCCTCGGCCACACGGCACTGGAGTCGGGGCTCGTCTCGATCCCGTTCGCGATCGGCAGCATCGTCAGCTCCTCGCAGAGCAACCGCCTCACCGCCAAGCTCGGCCGCAACGTCCTGGTGCTCGGCAGCGGACTGCTCGCCGTCGGCCTGATCTGGGTGTGGCTGGTGCTGCTGACCGCGACGCCGGACTCGATCACCAACTGGCAGCTGCTCGCGCCGCTGTTCATCGCGGGCGTCGGCAACGGCTTCTTCATCGCGCCGAACGTGCAGTTCATCGTCTCGACGGTCGACCCTCAGGACGCGGGCGCGGCCAGTGGCGTGATCTCCGCGATCCAGCGGATCGGCTCGGCGGTCGGCATCGCCGCGATCGGCAGCATCCTCTTCGGCGGCCTGGTCATCACCGGCCCGGACACCGTCGCCTCGGGCTTCCTCGACGCCGCGGCCCCGGCGATGCTGGTCAGCGCGCTGATGGCGATCGCGGCCTTCGCGCTCGTCTTCGTGCTGCCGAAGTCGGTGTCGCGCCGGGGCTGA
- a CDS encoding TraR/DksA family transcriptional regulator, translated as MATDPDERRLLDARLAERQAEARREAERLDESLRELLLDRADGTADDEHDPEGTPLSAEWSRMAGVRDALARTERDLAAARARLAAGDYGDCARCGRPIGAARLEARPTADLCIACARAAESRRR; from the coding sequence ATGGCCACGGATCCGGACGAGCGGCGCCTCCTCGACGCGCGCCTCGCCGAGCGGCAGGCCGAGGCCCGCCGCGAGGCGGAGCGCCTGGACGAGTCCCTCCGCGAGCTCCTCCTCGACCGCGCCGACGGCACCGCCGACGACGAGCACGATCCGGAGGGCACCCCGCTCTCGGCGGAGTGGTCGCGGATGGCCGGGGTGCGCGACGCTCTCGCCCGCACCGAGCGCGATCTCGCCGCCGCCCGCGCGCGCCTCGCCGCCGGCGACTACGGCGACTGCGCCCGCTGCGGCCGCCCGATCGGCGCCGCCCGCCTCGAGGCCCGCCCCACCGCCGACCTCTGCATCGCCTGCGCCCGCGCCGCCGAGTCCCGTCGCCGCTGA
- a CDS encoding rhodanese-related sulfurtransferase, which translates to MLPKILLFYRFVPLADPESVRLWQRELAEHLGLRGRVLLSKDGANGTLGGEMGALKRWVRRTREHSAFRGLEVKWSDGSGLDEEGRSIDFPGLSVKVREEIVSFGAPEELRVDESGVVGTGVRLAPDELDALVAEREDVVFFDGRNAFEAEIGRFDGAVVPGVASTREFVEQLDSGAYDHLKGRPVVTYCTGGIRCEVLSSLMLARGFGEVYQLDGGIVRYQEARRDTGLWRGALYVFDGRGSLTFSPDAEVLGRCAVCAEPTSRMRNCADPACREQLVVCEGCGSAVCAEHRADSPV; encoded by the coding sequence GTGCTGCCGAAGATCCTGCTGTTCTACCGCTTCGTGCCGCTCGCCGACCCCGAATCCGTCCGGCTCTGGCAGCGCGAGCTCGCCGAGCACCTCGGCCTGCGCGGCCGGGTCCTGCTCTCGAAGGACGGCGCCAACGGCACCCTCGGCGGCGAGATGGGTGCGCTCAAGCGCTGGGTCCGCCGTACCCGTGAGCACTCCGCCTTCCGCGGGCTCGAGGTGAAGTGGAGCGACGGCTCGGGCCTGGACGAGGAGGGCCGCAGCATCGACTTCCCCGGGCTCTCGGTGAAGGTGCGCGAGGAGATCGTCTCGTTCGGAGCACCCGAGGAGCTGCGGGTGGACGAGTCCGGCGTCGTCGGCACCGGCGTCCGGCTCGCCCCCGACGAGCTCGACGCCCTGGTCGCCGAGCGCGAGGACGTGGTCTTCTTCGACGGGCGCAACGCCTTCGAGGCCGAGATCGGCCGCTTCGACGGCGCGGTCGTGCCGGGCGTCGCGAGCACCCGCGAGTTCGTCGAGCAGCTCGACTCCGGCGCCTACGACCACCTCAAGGGCCGGCCGGTCGTCACCTACTGCACCGGCGGGATCCGCTGCGAGGTGCTCTCGAGCCTGATGCTCGCCCGCGGCTTCGGCGAGGTGTACCAGCTCGACGGCGGGATCGTCCGCTACCAGGAGGCCCGCCGCGACACGGGGCTCTGGCGCGGTGCGCTCTACGTCTTCGACGGGCGCGGCTCGCTGACCTTCTCCCCGGACGCCGAGGTGCTCGGCCGCTGCGCCGTCTGCGCGGAGCCGACCAGCCGGATGCGCAACTGCGCCGATCCCGCCTGCCGCGAGCAGCTCGTCGTCTGCGAGGGCTGCGGGAGCGCGGTCTGCGCCGAGCACCGCGCGGATTCTCCGGTCTGA
- a CDS encoding YbhB/YbcL family Raf kinase inhibitor-like protein, with amino-acid sequence MSDWNYDPYARLGEVPTFTLESDDISDGAALAPRHYGEGSGGEDVSPQLRWSGAPAETKSFAVTVFDPDAPTGSGFWHWAVYNLPADTTELPTGAGAAGFELLPAGAQTLPNEMRLRQFIGAAPPDREHRYFFVVHALDVEELELDPESTPAILGFNAHFHTLARAVLVATATPDGAKG; translated from the coding sequence ATGTCCGACTGGAACTACGACCCCTACGCCCGCCTCGGTGAGGTGCCGACCTTCACTCTAGAGAGCGACGACATCAGCGACGGCGCAGCGCTCGCCCCGCGCCACTACGGCGAGGGCTCGGGCGGCGAGGACGTCTCGCCGCAGCTGCGCTGGTCGGGAGCGCCCGCCGAGACCAAGAGCTTCGCGGTGACCGTGTTCGACCCCGATGCGCCGACCGGTTCGGGCTTCTGGCACTGGGCGGTCTACAACCTGCCGGCCGACACCACCGAGCTGCCGACCGGCGCAGGCGCGGCCGGCTTCGAGCTGCTGCCCGCGGGCGCGCAGACCCTGCCGAACGAGATGCGGCTGCGCCAGTTCATCGGAGCGGCGCCGCCGGACCGCGAGCACCGCTACTTCTTCGTCGTGCACGCGCTCGACGTCGAGGAGCTCGAGCTCGACCCGGAGTCGACGCCGGCGATCCTCGGCTTCAACGCGCACTTCCACACGCTCGCGCGTGCGGTGCTGGTCGCGACGGCGACGCCGGACGGCGCGAAGGGCTGA
- a CDS encoding MDR family oxidoreductase, with the protein MFRAVVVEQHSSSDTETPNRARLTERDDPDRSHGDVTLAVEYSSVNYKDALALAGRPGVVRRTPLIAGIDVVGTVEYADGAAAERFDSGDRVVLNGAGLGERFDGGFTERARVDSASLLRIPGAISSARAGAIGTAGFTAMLAVLALERHGVRPGDGPVLVTGASGGVGSLAVALLAKLGHEVVASTGRADEHGELLQRLGATEVLDRAELSEKGKPLQSERWAGAIDSAGSHTLANALAQTRWGGTVAACGLAQGGDLPATVMPFILRGVTLAGINSVEAPRKLREEAWRRLAHDLDLELLDGLTSTVPLAGAIDAATDLLEGRAHGRTLVDVRG; encoded by the coding sequence ATGTTCCGAGCCGTCGTCGTCGAGCAGCACTCCTCCTCCGACACCGAGACCCCGAATCGCGCACGACTGACCGAGCGGGACGATCCCGATCGCTCGCACGGGGACGTGACCCTCGCCGTCGAGTACTCGAGCGTGAACTACAAGGACGCTCTCGCGCTCGCCGGCCGGCCGGGTGTGGTCCGCCGCACCCCGCTGATCGCGGGCATCGACGTCGTCGGCACGGTCGAGTACGCGGACGGCGCCGCGGCCGAGCGCTTCGACTCCGGCGACCGCGTGGTGCTCAACGGCGCCGGCCTCGGCGAGCGCTTCGACGGCGGCTTCACCGAGCGGGCCCGCGTCGACTCCGCGTCGCTGCTGCGCATCCCCGGCGCGATCTCCTCCGCCCGCGCCGGTGCGATCGGCACCGCCGGCTTCACCGCGATGCTCGCCGTCCTCGCCCTCGAGCGGCACGGCGTCCGCCCCGGCGACGGACCGGTGCTGGTCACCGGCGCCTCGGGCGGCGTGGGCTCCCTCGCCGTCGCGCTGCTCGCGAAGCTCGGCCACGAGGTGGTCGCCTCGACCGGGCGCGCGGACGAGCACGGCGAGCTGCTCCAGCGCCTGGGCGCGACGGAGGTCCTCGACCGGGCCGAGCTGTCCGAGAAGGGCAAGCCGCTGCAGTCGGAGCGCTGGGCCGGCGCGATCGACTCCGCCGGCTCGCACACCCTCGCCAACGCGCTCGCGCAGACCCGCTGGGGCGGCACCGTCGCCGCCTGCGGTCTCGCGCAGGGCGGCGACCTGCCCGCGACGGTGATGCCGTTCATCCTGCGCGGAGTGACGCTGGCGGGCATCAACTCCGTGGAGGCGCCGCGGAAGCTCCGCGAGGAGGCCTGGCGCCGGCTGGCCCACGACCTCGACCTGGAGCTGCTCGACGGACTGACCTCGACGGTGCCGCTTGCAGGCGCGATCGACGCCGCGACCGACCTGCTGGAAGGGCGCGCGCACGGGCGCACGCTGGTCGACGTGCGAGGCTGA
- a CDS encoding YitT family protein yields the protein MTDAPLPVPHSRFEDVFGLVTGAFVVSLGLFLLRASEAVTGGTAGLALLLGYVAPIPFGVILVVVNLPFLALSLWKKGWRFTLRTMSSIVLVSVLAGLHPLAFGTLRIDPVYGVLTGDVLAGIGLLILFRHGSSLGGFSILALLAQERLGWRAGYVMMALDACVVVAALLVVPPLNVLISAAGVVVLNLVLAFNHRPGRYLGS from the coding sequence GTGACCGACGCCCCTCTCCCCGTGCCGCACAGCCGCTTCGAGGACGTCTTCGGCCTCGTGACCGGCGCGTTCGTCGTCTCGCTCGGCCTGTTCCTGCTCCGCGCGAGCGAGGCGGTGACCGGTGGGACCGCGGGGCTCGCGCTGCTGCTGGGCTACGTCGCGCCGATCCCGTTCGGCGTGATCCTGGTCGTCGTCAACCTGCCGTTCCTGGCGCTCTCGCTCTGGAAGAAGGGCTGGCGCTTCACCCTGCGGACGATGTCCTCGATCGTGCTGGTCTCGGTGCTCGCCGGGCTGCACCCGCTCGCCTTCGGGACGCTCCGGATCGACCCGGTGTACGGGGTGCTCACCGGCGACGTGCTCGCGGGGATCGGCCTGCTCATCCTGTTCCGGCACGGCTCGAGCCTGGGCGGCTTCAGCATCCTGGCCCTCCTCGCGCAGGAGCGGCTGGGCTGGCGGGCGGGCTACGTGATGATGGCGCTCGACGCCTGCGTGGTCGTCGCGGCGCTGCTGGTGGTGCCGCCGCTGAACGTGCTGATCTCGGCCGCGGGCGTCGTGGTGCTGAATCTCGTGCTCGCCTTCAACCACCGGCCGGGGCGCTACCTCGGTTCCTGA
- a CDS encoding isocitrate lyase/PEP mutase family protein — protein sequence MSIEARGRTLVDLHTAPELLSVVNVWDVVSATTITALPETRALATASHSIAATFGYEDGERIPLDLHLSMIERIVAAVDVPVSADLEAGYGDAGETVRRAIEVGVVGANLEDQAKPLAEALRSVEKAVAAAEEEAVPFALNARTDVFLRAGDRDRGEVLADAVERGRAYLDAGATCFFVPGLLQDAELEALVAELGRQRVSVIGVPGSQSPARFEELGLARVSYGPWTQRVALTALQDAATALYAGGALPEGTRPLN from the coding sequence ATGAGCATCGAAGCGCGCGGCCGCACCCTCGTCGACCTCCACACCGCCCCCGAGCTGCTGAGCGTGGTGAACGTCTGGGACGTGGTCTCGGCGACCACGATCACCGCCCTTCCCGAGACCCGGGCGCTGGCGACGGCGAGCCACTCCATCGCCGCGACCTTCGGCTACGAGGACGGCGAGCGGATCCCGCTCGACCTGCACCTGAGCATGATCGAGCGGATCGTCGCCGCGGTCGACGTCCCCGTCTCGGCGGACCTCGAGGCCGGCTACGGCGACGCCGGCGAGACCGTCCGCCGCGCCATCGAGGTCGGCGTCGTCGGTGCGAACCTCGAGGACCAGGCGAAGCCGCTCGCCGAGGCGCTGCGCTCCGTCGAGAAGGCGGTCGCCGCCGCCGAGGAGGAGGCCGTGCCCTTCGCCCTCAACGCCCGCACCGACGTGTTCCTCCGCGCCGGCGACCGCGACCGCGGCGAGGTGCTCGCCGACGCCGTCGAGCGCGGACGCGCCTACCTCGACGCGGGGGCGACCTGCTTCTTCGTCCCCGGCCTGCTCCAGGACGCGGAGCTCGAGGCCCTCGTGGCCGAGCTCGGCCGTCAGCGGGTCAGCGTGATCGGCGTCCCCGGCTCGCAGTCGCCCGCGCGCTTCGAGGAGCTCGGCCTGGCCCGCGTCTCCTACGGACCGTGGACGCAGCGCGTCGCGCTGACCGCCCTGCAGGACGCGGCGACCGCCCTCTACGCCGGCGGCGCGCTGCCCGAGGGCACCCGTCCGCTGAACTGA
- a CDS encoding type IV toxin-antitoxin system AbiEi family antitoxin domain-containing protein: protein MDGVGSLLASGGGFAPASAFRAAGVDRSAVERALSTGEIVRVRRGWYAMAGAPEAELAAVRAGGVLTCVSLLHALGLWTTERPGLHIALGDSFVHTLRPGAVGHWRRWPGQGRRSFSQDGIGAAILNLITCIGEDDAVVTIDSALNLGLLAEDDLPTLRALAPAGKREVFARVDGRSQSGLETKTRLSVRRRNVPVRPQVLVPRVGRVDEVIGERMVLETDGYRYHSSIEQFHEDRRRDLELARQEYLCIRLDNHQIMDDWPRTEAALFEMIRRNEHMWTAAQRRRRALEHW, encoded by the coding sequence ATGGACGGAGTCGGCTCTCTCCTCGCCTCGGGCGGCGGGTTCGCTCCCGCGAGCGCCTTTCGCGCCGCCGGCGTGGACCGGTCCGCGGTCGAGCGCGCCCTGTCGACGGGCGAGATCGTCCGCGTGCGGCGCGGCTGGTACGCGATGGCAGGAGCGCCCGAGGCCGAACTGGCTGCCGTGCGTGCGGGCGGAGTCCTCACGTGCGTCTCTCTGCTGCACGCTCTCGGGCTCTGGACCACCGAGCGGCCAGGCCTGCACATCGCGCTCGGCGACTCCTTCGTCCATACCCTGCGTCCGGGGGCGGTCGGCCACTGGCGGCGATGGCCGGGTCAGGGCCGGCGCTCGTTCTCGCAGGACGGGATCGGTGCGGCGATCCTGAATCTCATCACCTGCATCGGTGAGGACGACGCCGTCGTGACGATCGACTCGGCTCTCAACCTGGGCCTGCTCGCCGAGGACGACCTGCCGACGCTCCGCGCGCTCGCTCCGGCGGGGAAGCGGGAGGTCTTCGCCCGTGTCGACGGCCGCAGTCAGTCCGGCCTCGAGACGAAGACCCGCTTGAGCGTGCGCCGCCGCAACGTGCCGGTCCGCCCGCAGGTCCTCGTCCCGCGTGTCGGCCGTGTGGACGAGGTGATCGGCGAGCGGATGGTCCTCGAGACCGACGGCTACCGCTACCACTCCAGCATCGAGCAGTTCCACGAGGACCGGCGGCGCGATCTCGAGCTCGCCCGCCAGGAGTACCTCTGCATCCGGCTCGACAACCACCAGATCATGGACGACTGGCCCCGCACCGAAGCGGCCCTCTTCGAGATGATCCGCCGGAACGAGCACATGTGGACTGCAGCGCAGCGCAGGCGCCGGGCACTCGAACACTGGTGA
- the hemL gene encoding glutamate-1-semialdehyde 2,1-aminomutase, which yields MTPTANDTLYERARHAIPGGVNSPVRAFRSVGGTPRFMVSATGPYITDADGREYVDLVCSWGPAVLGHAHPEVVAAVQEAAARGLSFGASTPAETELAELVEARITAGGVSPIEKLRLVSTGTEATMTAIRLARGVTGRDLLIKFSGHYHGHSDGLLADAGSGLAMLALPASAGVTAATAAQTIVLPYNDLDAVRAVLAERGSEIAAVITEAAAANMGVVPPAPGFNAALAELVHANGSLLIMDEVLTGFRVSAGGWWGLENAGAEAPYVADLYTFGKVIGGGMPVAALGGRADVMDHLAPLGPVYQAGTLSGNPVAVAAGIRTLQLADDAVYASLDRTALTLQREVSAALSAEGVVHTVQSAGSLFSFLFTDVGGPVRDYAQVQAQESFRYPAFFHAMLDAGVSLPPSVFEAWFVSAAHDDAAIGRIVDALPAAAKAAAAARPQE from the coding sequence GTGACTCCCACCGCGAACGACACCCTGTACGAGCGTGCCCGGCACGCGATCCCCGGCGGCGTGAACTCGCCGGTCCGCGCCTTCCGCTCGGTCGGCGGGACCCCGAGGTTCATGGTGTCGGCGACCGGCCCGTACATCACCGACGCCGACGGCCGCGAGTACGTCGACCTGGTCTGCTCCTGGGGTCCGGCCGTCCTCGGTCACGCGCACCCCGAGGTCGTCGCCGCCGTGCAGGAGGCGGCGGCCCGCGGGCTCTCCTTCGGTGCGTCGACCCCGGCCGAGACCGAGCTCGCCGAGCTGGTGGAGGCGCGGATCACGGCCGGCGGAGTGTCGCCGATCGAGAAGCTGCGCCTGGTCTCCACCGGCACCGAGGCGACGATGACCGCGATCCGCCTGGCCCGCGGGGTCACCGGCCGCGACCTGCTGATCAAGTTCTCCGGCCACTACCACGGCCACTCCGACGGCCTGCTCGCCGACGCCGGCTCCGGCCTCGCGATGCTCGCGCTGCCCGCCTCGGCCGGCGTCACCGCGGCCACCGCGGCGCAGACGATCGTGCTGCCCTACAACGACCTCGACGCGGTGCGCGCGGTCCTCGCCGAGCGCGGCTCCGAGATCGCCGCGGTGATCACCGAGGCGGCCGCCGCGAACATGGGCGTCGTCCCGCCCGCGCCGGGCTTCAACGCGGCACTCGCCGAGCTCGTGCACGCCAACGGCTCGCTGCTGATCATGGACGAGGTGCTCACCGGCTTCCGCGTCAGCGCCGGCGGCTGGTGGGGGCTCGAGAACGCCGGCGCCGAGGCGCCCTACGTCGCCGACCTCTACACCTTCGGCAAGGTCATCGGCGGCGGGATGCCCGTAGCGGCGCTCGGCGGCCGCGCGGACGTGATGGACCACCTGGCCCCGCTCGGGCCGGTGTACCAGGCGGGCACGCTCTCGGGGAACCCGGTCGCCGTGGCCGCGGGCATCCGTACCCTGCAGCTCGCCGACGACGCCGTCTACGCCTCGCTCGACCGCACCGCCCTGACGCTGCAGCGCGAGGTCTCGGCCGCGCTCTCGGCCGAGGGCGTCGTGCACACGGTGCAGAGCGCGGGCAGCCTCTTCAGCTTCCTGTTCACCGACGTCGGCGGACCGGTGCGCGACTACGCCCAGGTCCAGGCGCAGGAGTCGTTCCGCTACCCGGCCTTCTTCCACGCGATGCTCGACGCGGGCGTCTCGCTGCCGCCGTCGGTGTTCGAGGCGTGGTTCGTCTCGGCCGCGCACGACGACGCGGCGATCGGCCGGATCGTCGACGCGCTGCCGGCCGCCGCGAAGGCCGCGGCGGCAGCCCGCCCGCAGGAGTAG
- a CDS encoding 6-phosphofructokinase: MKIGILTSGGDCPGLNAVIRGAVYKGIKVYDQEFVGFRNGWRGVVDGDLLPLGRPEIQGIAKQGGTILGTSRTNPFEGDNGGPEKIAEMMDRNGIDSIIAIGGEGTLAAAKRLTDAGLKIVGVPKTIDNDLGATDYTFGFDTAVGIATDAMDRLRTTGDSHGRCMVAEVMGRHVGWIALHSGMAAGAHVILIPERKTSIEQIVEWVQSAQDRGRAPLVVVAEGFSLDSMDDAHSERGLDAFGRPRLGGIGEMLAPMIEDRTGIETRATTLGHIQRGGTPSAFDRVLATRLGMAAADSVVAEHWGRMVALRGTDIYHVDFAEALGTLKTVPDSRYEEARTLFG, translated from the coding sequence GTGAAGATCGGGATCCTGACCTCCGGGGGCGACTGCCCCGGGCTGAACGCCGTCATCCGCGGTGCCGTGTACAAGGGCATCAAGGTGTACGACCAAGAATTCGTGGGCTTCCGCAACGGGTGGCGCGGAGTGGTCGACGGCGACCTCCTCCCCCTCGGGCGGCCCGAGATCCAGGGCATCGCCAAGCAGGGCGGCACGATCCTCGGCACGAGCCGGACGAACCCCTTCGAGGGCGACAACGGCGGCCCCGAGAAGATCGCCGAGATGATGGACCGCAACGGCATCGACTCGATCATCGCGATCGGCGGCGAGGGCACCCTGGCCGCGGCGAAGCGCCTCACCGATGCGGGCCTCAAGATCGTCGGCGTCCCCAAGACGATCGACAACGACCTCGGCGCCACCGACTACACCTTCGGATTCGACACCGCCGTCGGCATCGCCACCGACGCGATGGACCGCCTGCGCACCACCGGCGACTCGCACGGCCGCTGCATGGTCGCCGAGGTCATGGGCCGCCACGTCGGCTGGATCGCGCTGCACTCGGGCATGGCGGCCGGCGCGCACGTCATCCTCATCCCCGAGCGGAAGACCTCGATCGAGCAGATCGTCGAGTGGGTGCAGAGCGCCCAGGACCGCGGCCGCGCCCCGCTCGTCGTCGTCGCCGAGGGCTTCTCGCTCGACTCGATGGACGACGCGCACTCCGAGCGCGGCCTCGACGCCTTCGGCCGCCCGCGCCTGGGCGGCATCGGCGAGATGCTCGCCCCGATGATCGAGGACCGCACCGGCATCGAGACCCGCGCCACCACACTCGGCCACATCCAGCGCGGCGGCACCCCCAGCGCCTTCGACCGCGTGCTGGCCACCCGCCTCGGCATGGCCGCGGCCGACTCCGTCGTCGCCGAGCACTGGGGCCGCATGGTCGCCCTGCGCGGCACCGACATCTACCACGTCGACTTCGCCGAGGCCCTCGGCACCCTGAAGACGGTGCCCGACTCCCGCTACGAGGAGGCGCGCACCCTCTTCGGGTAG
- the hemB gene encoding porphobilinogen synthase: MTAIRPRRLRTTPALRRLVRETRVHPAQLVLPLFVAEGITEPQPIGSMPGVSHHSLDSVRRAVTEAAEAGLGGVMLFGVPTTRDAVGSGATDPDGVLNAATRVVVEEVGDALVVQTDLCLDEFTDHGHCGVLDAHGRVDNDATLLRYEQMALAQAEAGSHLLGLSGMMDGQVGAIRAALDGAGHLDTAILAYSAKYASSFYGPFREAVQSTLEGDRRTYQQDPANRREGLREATLDLAEGADVVMVKPAMSYLDVLSDVAAISDVPVWAYQVSGEYAMIEAAAANGWIDREAAIVESVTGIVRAGADAVLTYWAVELANDLLK, translated from the coding sequence ATGACCGCGATCCGCCCGCGGCGCCTCCGCACGACCCCGGCCCTGCGCCGGCTCGTGCGGGAGACGCGCGTCCACCCCGCCCAGCTCGTCCTTCCGCTCTTCGTCGCCGAGGGCATCACGGAACCTCAGCCGATCGGCTCGATGCCGGGGGTGTCGCACCACTCGCTGGACAGCGTCCGGCGGGCGGTGACCGAGGCGGCCGAGGCCGGGCTCGGCGGCGTCATGCTGTTCGGCGTGCCCACCACCCGCGACGCGGTGGGCTCCGGAGCGACCGACCCCGACGGTGTGCTCAACGCCGCCACGCGGGTCGTCGTCGAGGAGGTCGGCGACGCGCTCGTCGTGCAGACCGACCTCTGCCTCGACGAGTTCACCGACCACGGGCACTGCGGCGTGCTCGACGCGCACGGCCGGGTCGACAACGACGCGACGCTGCTCCGCTACGAGCAGATGGCGCTCGCGCAGGCCGAGGCCGGCTCGCACCTGCTCGGGCTCTCCGGGATGATGGACGGCCAGGTCGGCGCGATCCGCGCGGCCCTCGACGGCGCCGGGCACCTCGACACCGCGATCCTCGCCTACTCCGCGAAGTACGCCTCCAGCTTCTACGGCCCCTTCCGCGAGGCCGTGCAGTCGACGCTCGAGGGCGACCGCCGCACCTACCAGCAGGACCCGGCGAACCGCCGCGAGGGGCTGCGCGAGGCGACGCTCGACCTCGCCGAGGGCGCGGACGTCGTGATGGTGAAGCCCGCGATGTCCTACCTCGACGTGCTCTCCGACGTCGCCGCGATCTCGGACGTGCCGGTCTGGGCGTACCAGGTGTCCGGCGAGTACGCGATGATCGAGGCCGCCGCTGCGAACGGCTGGATCGACCGCGAGGCGGCGATCGTGGAGTCGGTCACCGGCATCGTCCGCGCCGGCGCCGACGCCGTGCTCACCTACTGGGCCGTCGAGCTGGCGAACGATCTGCTGAAGTAG